From Phycisphaerae bacterium, one genomic window encodes:
- a CDS encoding 3-deoxy-D-manno-octulosonic acid transferase: protein MPVRWLDLLYLPLAVAYLPFLLYQMIVLKKNRFGWGERFGAVATRPGDRPCVWIHAVSLGEVNATRSLVDEIATRMPGHDIVISATTDTGYAAAKRQYPDRLVFRYPLDLTPVVRRVFRRIRPSAILLMELEVWPNFLAIARQRGIAVCIANGRVTEEKSMRRFRRPVLRSLARRMFSQLSFVASQDETYAARFVELGVPPERVHVTGSLKYDTAVIADDIPGADSLAAAMGIDRAQPLIVAGSTGPGEEEILLDTFRSLRAMRPDVQLAIIPRKPERFDEVARLVESNGFPCIRRSQRPDAGVASNPQSPAVFLGDTMGELRKFYSLASVVFVGRTLVPLGGSDLMEVAALERPMCFGPHVENFADVAEKLLAAGGAVRIPSAAELPSALHELLADRPRAVEVGRQARAIVQQNLGATGRTVDLLLGLGR, encoded by the coding sequence ATGCCCGTCCGTTGGCTGGACCTCCTCTATCTCCCGCTCGCCGTCGCCTACCTTCCCTTCCTGCTGTACCAGATGATCGTTCTGAAGAAGAACCGGTTCGGCTGGGGGGAGCGCTTCGGTGCGGTCGCGACTCGCCCGGGCGATCGGCCCTGTGTCTGGATACACGCCGTTTCCTTGGGTGAAGTAAACGCGACTCGCTCCCTCGTCGACGAAATCGCCACGCGGATGCCGGGCCACGACATCGTCATCTCCGCCACGACGGATACCGGATATGCCGCCGCAAAACGGCAATATCCTGATCGCCTCGTCTTTCGCTATCCACTGGACCTGACGCCCGTCGTACGCCGCGTGTTCCGTCGAATCCGTCCCTCCGCCATCCTCCTCATGGAACTGGAAGTCTGGCCGAACTTCCTCGCCATCGCCCGCCAACGGGGAATCGCCGTCTGTATCGCCAACGGGCGCGTCACCGAGGAAAAGTCCATGCGCCGCTTCCGGCGCCCGGTGCTACGATCGCTCGCACGGCGCATGTTTTCTCAGCTCTCTTTTGTCGCGTCCCAGGATGAGACCTACGCCGCCCGGTTCGTGGAATTGGGCGTGCCGCCCGAACGGGTCCATGTGACCGGCTCATTGAAATACGACACCGCCGTCATTGCCGATGACATCCCCGGCGCCGATTCCCTGGCGGCGGCGATGGGAATCGACCGCGCCCAGCCGCTCATCGTCGCCGGCTCGACGGGACCGGGCGAAGAAGAAATCCTTCTCGATACGTTTCGTTCGCTGCGCGCAATGCGGCCGGACGTCCAACTCGCGATCATCCCCCGCAAGCCCGAGCGTTTCGACGAAGTCGCGCGACTGGTCGAATCCAATGGCTTCCCTTGCATCCGCCGAAGTCAGCGACCGGACGCGGGTGTTGCTTCCAATCCGCAATCCCCCGCGGTCTTCCTTGGCGATACCATGGGCGAACTCCGCAAGTTTTACAGTCTCGCCAGCGTCGTCTTCGTCGGGCGCACGCTCGTTCCGCTCGGCGGCAGCGACCTGATGGAGGTCGCCGCGCTGGAGAGGCCGATGTGCTTCGGTCCGCACGTCGAGAACTTCGCCGACGTCGCGGAAAAACTGCTCGCCGCCGGCGGGGCGGTCCGTATTCCATCCGCGGCCGAGCTTCCATCCGCTCTGCACGAACTGTTGGCGGATCGCCCGCGGGCGGTCGAAGTCGGCCGACAAGCGCGCGCGATCGTGCAGCAAAACCTCGGGGCGACGGGCAGAACAGTCGATCTGCTGCTCGGACTCGGCAGGTAA
- the speB gene encoding agmatinase produces MAGRLEIEAPTGFAAVDGKVLDVATIPDNFLGLPARQSDYRRARYAVLPIPYDGTVSFQVGTRNGPRAIITASQQVELFDEAYERDFAGAGIATLEPVAPEMAGPREMHEAVYAAARKVVRDGKFLLGLGGEHSITSGLVRAVKGRHKKLSVLQIDAHADLRDSYEGTPYSHASAMRRVWDLRVPVVPVGIRNYSAEEHQYMKRRGIRPISAQQTHEDVDWIERAVAALSDEVYVSIDIDGLDPAYAPGTGTPEPGGMDWYQVNDLLKAVALDRRIVAADIVEVLPLSGSAQTEFLAAKLAYKLIAHIESNR; encoded by the coding sequence ATGGCCGGACGCCTTGAAATCGAGGCGCCGACCGGATTTGCGGCGGTCGATGGTAAGGTGCTTGACGTGGCGACGATCCCCGACAATTTTCTCGGCCTGCCGGCCCGCCAGAGCGACTACCGCCGGGCGCGCTACGCGGTCCTGCCGATCCCCTACGACGGGACCGTCAGCTTTCAGGTGGGCACGCGCAACGGCCCCCGCGCGATCATTACGGCCAGCCAGCAGGTCGAGTTGTTCGACGAGGCCTATGAGCGCGATTTTGCCGGCGCGGGGATTGCGACGTTGGAGCCCGTCGCGCCGGAGATGGCGGGCCCGCGGGAGATGCACGAGGCCGTCTATGCGGCTGCCCGAAAGGTGGTCCGCGACGGCAAATTCCTCCTGGGATTGGGCGGCGAGCATTCGATCACCAGCGGCCTGGTCCGCGCGGTCAAGGGCCGGCACAAGAAACTCAGCGTCCTGCAGATCGACGCGCACGCCGACCTGCGCGACAGCTACGAAGGCACGCCGTACAGTCATGCCTCCGCCATGCGCCGTGTGTGGGACCTGCGCGTGCCGGTCGTGCCCGTCGGGATTCGCAACTACAGCGCGGAGGAGCACCAATACATGAAGCGGCGCGGTATCCGGCCGATCTCCGCGCAGCAGACGCACGAAGACGTGGACTGGATCGAGCGCGCGGTCGCCGCCCTGTCCGACGAGGTGTATGTCTCGATCGACATCGACGGGCTCGATCCGGCCTACGCGCCGGGGACGGGCACGCCGGAACCGGGCGGCATGGACTGGTATCAGGTCAATGACCTGCTGAAGGCGGTGGCGCTGGATCGGCGGATCGTCGCGGCGGACATCGTCGAGGTGCTGCCCTTGTCGGGCAGCGCGCAGACGGAATTCCTCGCTGCAAAGCTTGCCTACAAGCTCATTGCGCACATCGAGTCGAATCGGTAG
- a CDS encoding 4Fe-4S binding protein has product MTHVVTERCVKCRYTDCATVCPVECFWETTDPPMLVIDPDTCIDCGLCIPECPVHAIYTEDEVPGPYKEWTAKNKELFSKGTNITEKKDALPGALTLEQIQQKEKDQGWDIPEPGGT; this is encoded by the coding sequence ATGACTCATGTTGTCACAGAGCGGTGCGTGAAGTGCCGGTATACGGACTGTGCGACGGTCTGCCCGGTTGAGTGTTTTTGGGAGACGACGGATCCGCCGATGCTGGTGATCGATCCGGACACGTGCATCGACTGCGGCCTGTGCATCCCCGAGTGCCCGGTGCATGCGATCTACACGGAAGATGAAGTGCCCGGGCCTTACAAGGAATGGACCGCGAAGAACAAGGAACTGTTCAGCAAGGGGACCAACATCACGGAGAAGAAGGACGCGCTGCCGGGGGCGCTCACGCTTGAGCAGATTCAACAAAAGGAGAAAGACCAGGGATGGGACATTCCCGAACCGGGGGGCACGTAG